DNA sequence from the Ovis canadensis isolate MfBH-ARS-UI-01 breed Bighorn chromosome 2, ARS-UI_OviCan_v2, whole genome shotgun sequence genome:
AGCATCTCGCCAGTGACAGCACTCATGCTGTGTCTTGGGTGGTGGATTCCCCTATTATCTAATTTCACAGATAAAAAAAATAGGCTCAgataggttaagtaacttgccaacTTCTCATAAGTGGTAGAGCCAGATTTTGAACCAaggtctgtctgactctaaaATCTAGGCTTTTAATGACACTGCTCTCCTTTTAGGAAGGACCACTGGAGTAAACGATGAgttttaataatatgtttttaaaagtcaggAGGGAAAGCTAGAAAAGtactcaaggaaaaagaaaaaaaggaagttaaaaaGGAGATTcataaaaattggaaatatcgATAAGGGAATTACCAGTTATTGGATAATATCTTCAAAATGTTAAGCTACAGAATGCAAAATATTACACATTTTAGGAAGAAAGACATATTGCTCAAAACCGCTTCCCACCTGTAAAAGGATCCGCTGCAGGAAGGGTGTTAGAAGATCCTGACGAAGAGCCTGGAACGTACCGACCTCCACCTGTGCATGTAAACAAAGGAAAATCTGAAGCATGTCAAAATTCTGACTTTCATAAATAGCACACTGCTTACATCAGAAGACTCTaagtgtggagaaaaaagagcaAGGCAACAAAAGACAGAATAAGAGGAGTTATCATCAGAAGTCTTACAATTGGTTAGtaaaaaactgaaatttcagCAATTCtctaagttttgtttttgttaactttaataatttttattatatcttaGTTTCTGCACTTAAATAGTAAAATGACTAGGaattcaaatataaaaagaaaaattgcagtTGGTCTCTGACCTAAATAATATACCATACAATCGGTTTCTATTCCTATACAAATTCACTAGAATTCCTGCTGTTGTTGCTATCAAAACCACAGGCAGCAAATGTTAATCTTTTAGAGACCCTCCAGGTTCATTAATTCATGCGTCAAATAGTACATTCAGTGTGGAGATCCAGCAGGGAACAAGATTGCTTGTATCCACTGAAGCTTACAACctactggagaagaaaattacaAAGGGGATGAGTGTTACAAAGGAAACAGatttcccatttatttctttacaaatgtgtggtgtgtgtgagtaGGTTTTGTTAGTATCTCTAAGGAAATAATTGGAGGCATCTACCAAAGATATATCTGAAGATGCTGGTAAGAGTTTCAGAAGAGCAAAAAAGGGGAGACTGTTAGATTTCCAGATATAGACAGCTGCTTTAACATCTGTCCTCTATCTATCCCACAAGACAGCTTATATAATACAGTACTCTTTTGTACTGTAGGCTGATATTCCAACCAGAAATATACAGATATaagctttgttttccctttttctgtCAAGTCCATCTGGGAGGGTTCCATTATTTATAGTTCTGTAGTGATTCAGTCCGATACCTCTGTTTAAATCAACATGCAGCTGAGATTAGCTCTATGATGTGAATAAACAATAGAATTTTGAACTAGAAGGAGAGAAGATGATTTAGGAGCATGAAGCGTCtgtgagggaagaaggaaaaaaaaagatctgagaCAAGAACAGAACGTGCAACCCTTGCAAAAAGGAAGAGCATCAGCACATGAAAGATGGGGTCAGAAATGACAGGAACCCATTTAATAATAAAGCgtcaatttcaaaattatttagggCTGGCCCTATATTTAAGACAGGAGGGAGAATTGTATTCCCTCCCATACCACAGCCTCGGTTTCTGGGGCCTAGAACTCAGGATAACACTTCTAGAATTAAACTCTGCTCGAGGACTCAAGACTAATACTACTGGAGTTATGATACTCCTGGCGTGAAAACCTAATCCCATTTATAACCCTTTAAATGCACTGTATACTATGTAATAAACAAGTGACTTAAAATGAACATGATAAATACAAATAACACATAAACTAAAATTACCCACAGTTCAGTTCTAGACTTGATGCACAACTAACCAGTTTAGCCCCATGTAAAAACAGAATTTCTATTCAATAAATTTCACCAAAATAACATGAAGCAGTAACAAGGAACTTAcaagtttcttttcatttcaaatgGCTCAAttagtttcttaattttatttagtttacaGTGTGGCTGTATGGTTGAAAGAGAAcaattaataattatttctataaatacaAAATTACTATATAATTTGAAGCTCAAAAATATAAATCTGCTGtagatcttattttttatttttttatttaaatagttaATCATAATAGgtgtttaaatacacacacacatacacaaaagataATCAACACTGCTGGGAGTATTAATATATAAGACTTAATACAAACCCTAACTTACCTGTAAAAGGATCTGAAAAACTGGTGTTCCCGAGTCCCAACATTTGACCTTTTGTGTTATCAATAATAAACTTAGCCACCTGATCCAAAAACATAGGATTCAAATCATTCTTCTGTAAGAAGTTGTATGCAGCTAACCAGGGATCATCAGTGATATTATATGGCAATTTATATGATGGTCCACCTTCATTGACATCAATTGAGAAAACATAATCAAATTCCTTAAACGGGAATATAATAAGGAGATAAATGATTACTGTCTGTTCATATATATTAAAGACATATATAACacagttattttaataatgataGTGTTAAACTTTCTCCAAAGCACAATGCTAAAGCTTCTACTGGACAGATAATGATAATAGCAACCATTTGCATGTGCTGTAAGAATGGTAGTTCTCTGGAGTAGACTTAGGACATGGGTTATGACAACACATGAACTGTAAAACCAAAGACTGGTTGGCAATTAGCTGATCTCAAGGCCAAAAGTATTAGCTGTTGAAAACATGTTCATAAAACACATGCCAGCATTATAAGCACAGCCCTGCAGGGTCCCTCATGGCCTGTCAAGTTAAATATAGCTAGGCATGGAGCATGAGATGAAAGGTGGCACAGAAGTGCCAAACCCAATGGTCGGGAATAGCTTATGCATCTAACTACCAAAAGGCAAATCATGGCCAAGGCATCTATCACAAAAGGAGTTCTCTCTGCATgcaaagatacttaaaaaaacaaacaaaaaaaactgctgAAAGACTGACAGAGAATCTCCCcattgaaatgtatttttaaatgtcaaaattgTCAAAAGACAATTTTATTAGCATGGGGAAAGGGAAACAAAACCATTAATTTGTCAAATGCTTTAAGACAATGGTAATTAGAAAGCAGAACTTGACATACTTTCCCTTCATATAAAACTTTTCCAGACGTTTGCTGACTAGCACCAGAGGAGCCAACAACATCACCAATTTTTATCCACCTCCTTTCATTAACACTCCACTGGTAGGCTTCGactttctctccatctctgatTAGACGAGTCTGTCCTTCTCTAgtaccttaaaataaaaattgtgtaaGTCAGAGAATGGCAGAGTAAAATTTACAAACATTCAGACCgaaaatttttaatgttacagtttatatctaaaatattaaacaaaatattttaaagcataattCTAGCAGAAAAtggtcaaaaagaaaataatgcttcAAAGGAAACTCTATTAAATAAAGGATGGTTAAAAAGATGTGAGTCTACTAAAAAAGTGGCTGgctaatcaaaaataaaatgagttttatTAATAAATGTCTTCTGACTATACTTCATTTCAATAAATGATTCTCCATTCTTCTAGCTGATCAGGCCAAAAAGAGTAGAAGAGTGATTCCTTTATCTCAACTCTAATCCTACAGCAAATTCCATCAGCTCTATCATTAAAATATAGCTAGAACAACTAACTCTTCTCACCATCTCCAATGCTACCTATTGCTACAAGCCACCAGTATTTCTTAGTTGGACTGATTCAATGGCCTCCTACTATAGGCCCTGGAGCCCTCTAGAGTCTTATTACACTGGCTGTTTATTGTGCTTAATATATCCTCCACACAGATGTTGGCAAGATTTGCTTCCGAGCCTCCTTAGGAACTTTACCTGAAAGTCACATTCTCACAAGGCCTTCAGTGGCAGAGGCACCTAGCTGTCCTCTAGAAATTCCTGCTCCTATTCCAATGGAGTCCCAAGATTACATACTGAGTAATGGTCAGTGGAATCCAGGTGGgtgtggtatcagttcagttcagtcgcttagttgtgttggactctttgcgaccccatggactacagcaagccaggcttcccttttccatcaccaactcttcaagcctactcaaactcatgtccatcgagttggtgatgccatccagccatctcatcctctgtcctccccttctcttcctgccttcaatctttcctagcatcagggtctttcccaatgggtcagttcttcgcatcaggtggccaaagtattggagtttcagctttagcttcagggTATGATATATGCTGGTTCCAAACCTAGTCCATCATTTTCTACCCTCCCCTCTTATACTATCTAGTGACTGAATGTCTGTAACCAAGGAGACCCTGCAAGCAACTGctgaagatggtgatttcagctcGGGCACCTGAATAACTCAGAGGAGTATACACTCCAGGACAACCTGTCATCAACTGAACTCTAAATGTACAACAAATAAACCTTCTCTtgtgttaagccactgagattttagGATTTATCTGTTATAGCAACTAGTGCTATCCTAAGTACATTTCCTGACCACTGAATTTATAACTCCtgttttgttatttattaaaaCTCAACTCCTGCTTTACTTTTCCCATAGAAGTTATCATTATCTGACATACTTGTATATCTACTTACTTTTTAATTATCTGCCTCCTCTTGTAGAGTATAAATTTGtgagaaaagaatctgtattCTGCAGAGTTTAGAACAATGCCAGGCACACAGTAAGTAcctagtaaatatttactgaatgtgtgtatatgtatggacaaaaagattacatttttgcaaagaactataagaatattaaaaacatgaaatgataTGAACGTATTCAAACTCTGGTTTCAGAAAcccaaagaaatttttttatgTGGGTTGTATCAGTTGATTTactgaatttgaaattaaaaatgagaagaataaaaaatatatttacttcatggaaaacagtaaGTGAtctctttgttattgttgtttagtcattaagccgtgtctgagtcttttgcgaccccatggacaatagcccaccaggctcctctgtccataggatttcccaggcaaacgtactggagtagattgccatttccttccctaggggatcttctggacctagagattgaacctgcgtctcctgcattggcaggcagattctataccactgagccaccagggaagcccaatagatcCATTACATATTGAATAAGTTATCATATCTGCCCCTGCATTTAACCTTTGTAATTTGTTGTTTGGTTGAAGTATATCAAGAAAATCCCACCTCACAAGGATAATGCAGTTGAAAAGAGAGGACTCGTCTAATAGCCGTTTTAGAATAATGTGGATATTCTACACGGGCAGATCCTAAAAGGTTACAACTTTGGAATCTAAAATCATATCAGTGAACTTGTCATGCTTTATTATACTAAAACCCATTGGTCCAGCAAACTCTGAACAGTTCTTTTACTCACTTATGATTCTGCTAGACCACAAACTGGCCATCTGGAAAACACTGATTAGATCACTGATCTATGCAGATCTTCCACATGACTACACATTTTATTATTCAATATTGAAAAGTCGCATTTGTTAATATTACTACTGATGCTACAAGTCTTTCAAAATTCCAATTTTCAGTTGGAAGTTTGAATTTTATCTTTGGCAACAAATACTATCAATTGTTTTCCTTAAAGTGACATGCTCATTCCATTCATTTTCCAAAAAAGGCCTGCCAAATACCTAAGTCTGAATAACTACAGCTGTTCTTTGAAATGAAAGTGGCATTCCATGAAAAAAGGGAAAGTTCAGCCTGCGACTCCAATGACTGCAGAAGTACTTATCCCAGAGGCATGTGGTGCTCTGGTATACTGTAGGTGTACTTTACATCTTGTCATCCAGAACGTTAAAGATGTGTACTAAAGGgccaaaatgcattttttaatgctttttcagGAACATTCTTAAGAGCAGatgcatttttcttaaaaacaacaactGCATGCCAGTGAAGAACACCATGACTACCTGAACAGTTTGGTGCCACTGCCTTGATCTGTGTACTAAGGAGCCAGCAGTTCTACCCCATAAATGCAGATGTTAACACAGTGTTAAAAGTCAAATAACATTTTTGTATTACAAAACTAGTTATGACCATATGGATATCCTGAAAGGATCTCAGAACCCCCAGGGATCCATGGATCAAGGGATCATGGATCCATCCAACACAAAGTTTCATTTGAGACAATCACTGTCCTAATTTTAAGCTCAAATGATGCCCAACTCATTAAGCAGATATTCCATTATTTAAACTCATTTTTAGTCTATAGAGCCTCTCAGAGAATCAAGTCAACCAAAAGTTATTAAATGAGTGACTTCTGAACACCTACCATATATATGAACTAagtattgaaaaaaagaaaagattcctGTTTATGGGGAACTTAGCTCAAAGTCTTTAAAACGATGAGGCAGAGGCAAAAAGAATATGGTTTCTCATTGTGATTATGCATaataaaaattctcagaaatTGGTGCCTGGCAATGAAAATAATACTGAATGACTTAAAACAATCTCTTTTTCCTGTCACTCATTATTCCAAAAGTCAAACATGGTAACGTTttttactactgctgctgctaagtcgcttcagtcatgtctgactctgtgcgaccccatagacggcagcccaccaagctccgctgtccctgggattctccaggcaagaacactggagtgggttgtcatttccttctccaatgcatgaaagtaaaaagtgaaagtgaagtcgctcagtcgtgtccgacttttcacgaccccatggactgcagctcatcaggctcctccgtccatgggattttctaggcaagagtactggagtggggtgccattgccttctcctttagaTACACTGAAATATTTACCAGGTTCATTCAGATGTTCCCTCCcaggaagttgctcagcattaaTGTCCCCTAAGTCACCAGTTTTGGAATCAATGGTTGCTTGAGAGAGTTCTCTTTCAAAAGCCTTGATTTCCTCAGCACTTGCTGTCCGATCCTCTGATTCTGTAAACACTCTAATAATACCATCACTGTAATGAAACAGAAACTGATTTTAAGTCATTACCACAATGTATTAACATTATCACACTTAAAAgatccaaagcaaaaataatctgaatatatgaatatgaaaaatGTTACTACATATTTATTGCTGAATATAGAACTATGCTGATTTCAGCACACTACTCTCTACTTTCTAAAGCAacagaaaggatggaaaaagactttttaagaaaaaagttactCACAAGGAACAAAGAGATATATATTTAAGACAATTTTCAATTCCAAATTAAATATTTACCATCACAAAAATCTACAGATATAGCATACACTTTCAAAGTCAGTATTACACAGGTATTACGGTATACAGAAGAGTGGTGAACTGTTTCACTTACAAAGGGCTCAAATGCCCAACATAAGGCTTAGAAAATACTAGATGCTCGACATCCATTCATTAGAAACACATGGGGCCTATCCTTGCTTTTCCATTAATTAGCAATGTtatccccaaaaaagaaaaaaaaacaaaaacaaaaacagctttaCCTCTGAACTAGATGGCAGGCCCAATTTCTGTTCTTGGGAAAATGACTTAGTTTCCataatttctcttttcaaaattttgtggTGAGGGAGGCAAGTTACCCACTTTCAACTGTATTAATCTCACTCAGCTCTATAGTGAACTTTCTTACTTAACCTTCTACTAACAGCAAATGttatcactttatttatttttcttcaattttaaataaGTTTAGGGTGAAAATAACTAAACCAACATATCGACCCTGACCCAGCCAAGGAGTGAAACACATGTGCTTTAGTAGACCCCATCCTCTTAACGGCTgtcactctctttttcttcttgccttcaatgcCAGCGTAGCCTGTGATCCTTTCCTTTATCCATTTCTTCAAAAAAGTCTGTCTCCTCTTACTACCTTTTTCTATCAAAATGTGACGTCAAAGAAGTCACTACTAACATCTTTCAAAGCAAATCCAAAAGCTTTTCTAACTTTTCATTCCTTAACCCCTCATGTACTCACTGACACTGATCACACTTGGCCTCCAAAATCTCTTTTCTCCAAGTCTGAATTTCAACATCTggattgttttttctgttttcgGCTACTGGCTTTTCTTTCTCTATCCACAGTGTATCACAAATTCAGCCTTTAGTACTGCTCCTtcccttctgtttcttctctcagATGCCCTATCCCTGGTCTCTGGAAGTCTGATGCCAATCTTGATCTGCAGTCCCAGCTGTTACACTGGGATCCAGTCCAACTGCCTGAGTGTGACTACACAGCACAGATCCCAGGAGGTTATCACCTTTCTCACTAGACGTTCTGGCACTTCTCCATTTTTATTAACGTGGACTTCTACTCATTCAAACTTTGAAACTTTATCCTTTTCTTTCATCCCCTTTCTGATCATTTTCccacttttttgtcttttatctaTTAATACTGTGGGGGTAACAATATTTCATAACTTTACATCCCACTCCTACCGTTGCTTTTTAATTTGGTTTCCTGTCCATTGTCACTACTAGTTAAATCTAACCTACATATTTAATAATTCCTAAGTTTTGTTCACCACTTCTTACTCAAGAGCTATAACCCTTTAACCCCAAGCACTGAATCTAACAAATGCTGGGCATTCCAGGTTCTTCATGATTAAGCCCCACCCTACCATCTTACCACTATCATCCACTGCTCCCTAGAACTGGTCCTCCACCATTTTCCTTCATCTCCCACACACATCACTCCAGGTCCCATGCCACACTTTACTTGTACTTCTATTTTTGATAGAAACtttctttgctgtttttattCATTATCTTTCAAAACCCAATTCAAATTTCTTCTCCAAATGGTTTGCCCACACCAATTTGTAATTTCTCTCATTTCAAGTTTCAACTGTACAACCTGTAATACAATATTAATGTAATATATCATGTATCACTAATACAAAAGCTGTTATACCTACTACTGTTTTGTTTAGTAACACAAATGTGCCTGTGATCTCCCCAGTTCACCTGAAATTCTATGGCTTATCTCTGTGCACCTTACCTAAGGTCTAGACACATATTATTGATTGATTGACTAGAACGTGAATACCTCGCACCAACCACAATGTCACCATTGTCCAGCACACAGCAGCACCATATAGACTGAGCTGGAAGTCGGATTGTTTGAGCACATTCCCCATGTTTCCAGATTCTCAGAGATCTGTCTTCTGCTGTTGTCACAAAATCTAAAATTAATGAATACGGGAAAAATTAgcctgaataaataaaattcagtacatttatatatactatCTTTCTAAATAGGCATACTGATTTTTAAACCCCGAAGTACTTATAAATTATAGttctaaattttatgtatatgtcACTTGTACCATATACAACttcaaaaaattacatttttgtatatttgCATCTTACTATACTTTACACCAGTAAATTATATGAAATCTTTCTTCAGATGCCCAAGAAACACAACACAACCATCAAGTCTGAATGAATATAAAGATGATCATACAGTTTTCTCcttaggaaaaatatatttacaaaataaagttaCTAAATTATTCAAGTTACAGTTAGTAAACTGAAAACTGATTTAAACAATTAGCACTCTGCACCACCTCCCCAACCTGAAGACAGGACAGAACCACActcaacacagaattttaaatatgtagTATAAGACAATCTTACCTTTACAATTTGGAAAGACAGATATGCTATAAATATAATTTGTATGACCATAAAATACTTCAAGACATTCGCCAGTGATTTGCCACCTTCTAATACTAGCATCATTTGCACAGGAGAGAAATTCTGTTTCACTCAAAATTGCCAAGCCTCTTACACAGTCTTCATGCcctgtattaaaatatatatataaatataaatcaataaaaatggaTCATTTGGTTGATGGCTCTATGTCTTTTAATTTACTAACACTATTAAACATACCAGTGAATATTAAAAACTGACTTTCAAGttagagaaatacatttttttccccttagaaaaGCCTGGTAGCCAAAACTGGTAGTGTAGTTTTGGCAGTATTTTTTAATCACCAGTCTTATCATATCTTCTCTCATTATTTCTTAAAACCCTCCAGAATGGGATTTTGatccacagaattttttttttttttaaagaaagtcctttatttatttgttggctgTGCGGCATGCAGGgccttagttcccaaccagggatcagacttgaTCACCTGCGGTgtaagcatgaagtcttaaccgctggactgacagggaagttCCCCCATGATTTTTATTTGAGAATTCAACTTTTCTTTCCCAGTAACAAGTTATTATTCATAACATACACAATACTCAAATATAACAGATGAATAACAAAGTAAACAGCCCCACAATTTCTCACTACATAATACTAAGATTAGTATTTATAAAgtaccaagaaaagaaaaaccaggattacaaaaaagatttcaattatttaagagtttgaaataaaatctatcataGGATAAACTTTATTCAAATGTGAAATAGGTTGAGAGAGATTAATTTATCTAAAACCACACAAAGGCAGAGCTAAAGTAAGAATTCAAGTTTCCTGCCTCTTATTTCCTACCACTTTCGATTCAAATAACAACTTCTCTTACTCTTTTGATTCAACCAAAACATATAAAGCCAAACACTGCTGCTTTACCAAgggaaatatttcttaatttatataaatgaaggcattaaaatgataaaataaaaattaaggagttgattttttttaaagggcaagaATTTATTGAATTAAAACTTGTGTTATTGTATAACTATATATAcgtgtatttctttctttcaaaggacattaaatgtttttaaaaacgtAAAAAGATTCAATTTTTTCAATATTAATTGAGGCACTGTAGATGTCGttacaatgttttttaaaaggacaaaacATTTTCAGACGTTTGTAATCTATAAAGGAGATCAGGCATCTAAACCTTTCCCATGCTCAGTATTTGCTGATTTAGATGACCTATAACAGATTAATAAAACTTGACACATATAGTGTATGTATGGAAGCAGAAACAGAGGGATGTTCTGTTATAACTCATTGTCCATTTTCCACCTACAGATAGTTTTATCTGCACAAGGGACATCTTGCAGTATTATTCAGGATGTTGATCAACTTTAAGGAATAAATAGAagcaaggaaaaacaaacaaaaatcacatcAAAAATTTAAGTGCCACACAAATAAATCATCAGTACTAATATTAGACAGCCAATTCCTCATTTTAGGAGTTATTTAATAGCTGAGGTTTTATAAGACTACCCACCTGAAAGTACAACATAAACAAAGcctgaaaattattattattaaacactGTATTTCAATATTAATAAAAGCATGAGTGAGGTTGTCCTCACATATGAAGGTAACTCAATTGACCCACACTTAGTAAGACTTATGCTTGGAAGTTTCAGGCTAAATTGTTCAAATGACAACCAAAATATAACTGAGTACCAAAAATTATGTAAATAACATACATAGAAGCACAGAGCCATATTATAGCTTATGAAGTAGCTATGTATTAGCCCATATCTGGTTGTCTTATGACAGATCTCAGCacagcttttaaaaagatatgacatATTAACTGTCAGAAAATTTATACTCACCCAAATTAAATGGCTGAAATACACTGATGTTTTTCAAAGTATCACTTTAAAAcgtctaaatttaaaaaaaaatcatctgtgcaAATATGAAGCAATCAGATTACAAAAGCTGTCTACTGTGATCTTACCAGAAAAAGTCCTCTCGCATCTTCcagctttccacagtttaataGTCTTGTCTGCTGATCCAGTTAACATTAAGCCCTGTTCAGGTAATATCTTTACTGCCCAAACTGCAGCTGTATGACCCTGTGAGGAAAATGGGTATTAAGGTAAGTTGCCACAGAATCATCATATTTAATTATCTTATCAAATACTCGCACAGAACTACTGTACCTGTAAGGTCATCATGCATTTGTCATTCAGCCAGACTTTAGCTGTTGTGTCCCACGAGCCACTAAGTAATGTCCCAAACTTGCCAGAAGAAAGACTACAAACTAAAGGAGAAAAAGGTTAATTAACATATTTTCACAGAGAAAAATGCTCAATCTTGCCAGTTACTAAAACACTACAACTTTAAATACACTTTATGAAGTAAGGGTATTTAGCTAATTAAGGCTTAACTCAATGGAACTACAGAAAAGCACAGACTCTGGGGCCGGGCTCCCTGGATCCAAGTCCTAACCATGCCATTTAGGAGCTATCTGACCACAGGGATATTACTTAAcatcagattcctcatctgtaaaaggagggAGCAGGATTAAGTGGGTTGCACAATCCCTTCCAGTTCTAAGaaactatacagaaaaataatgcaaaagatTTTGGAACACTATACAGTTATTTAGGGTCACGCTAGTCAACACGACAAAAAAGAGTCAAGCCAAGTATTCAACAGTAATGAGATGGCTAATTAAATGCTTTATCTTGATGTAAAACTGTATaagctaaaaattataaatatgaaaaattatctaaaaacatggaaacaaaaaagTCAAGAGTTCTGATTTTAAATGGCAGATTGTCCACAGTAATGCTATAAATGGTCTTAATTTACAAGaacaaagaagacaaaataatatAACTGACTTAGCAAAAAGGAAGAGGTTACACAGAAAGAGATTAGAAGCAGAGTAACTGGCCCCACAAAACTATGAGACTTAGTATCCACTAGGTTCCACAGAGGATGGGGCTAAGCAGAGAATCTAAGAAATGAGAACAGTGATTCAAAGCCTGCACACAATGCAGTGAAACACTAGAACTCTCCTCTCAGCCTACAGTGTCAGGAAAGTACATCCTCACCCACTGCAGGAAGGAGATTGGAGGTTATCCTCTGGAGGAAATGCAGCTGAGTTTCTAGACTCAGGTCACCAGGAGTAATAAATGGCTGGAATAAGGAGCCCCAAAAAACACAGGGGAATGAGCAGAAAGTCTCCATCCTAAAATGTGGTATCTATACCTGCTCCCACAAAACCAGGAGTCAGGCATATAGCGATCTCCATTCACCTAGGCAAGAGGCAGGAGCATTCTTAGAGGACTGAATAATGTTAAAGAACTCCAGATGCAGCAGACATTTGAGAGGATTTCCATCTAAAATGTTAGGCCATCAGCTCAACCTCTCTAACAAAGACCACCAATCACCAAGCTCCagccacatgaaaaagaaaaaccaaaacaaagaaacagaaaaataagggGTAAAGGGCTTGAGCGATCCATAAGAAACAAATCCAATTTCTGAAAGTGGAAGAAAAATCTTCAATCTGGTATTATTTGCAAACAGgtactatataaaaaaagaactaatgagagaccaagaaaaataaatgctaaaaatagAAGAACCAAACTAAAAAtccggggggggtggggggggggagtctGAGAATTGGACCCAAAAGGCAAAGATATAGAAAACAGGAAAGGATAGTTaagaaagtcagaaaataattttagaatgtCAAACATCTAAGTA
Encoded proteins:
- the PLAA gene encoding phospholipase A-2-activating protein isoform X4 — protein: MMTLQGHTAAVWAVKILPEQGLMLTGSADKTIKLWKAGRCERTFSGHEDCVRGLAILSETEFLSCANDASIRRWQITGECLEVFYGHTNYIYSISVFPNCKDFVTTAEDRSLRIWKHGECAQTIRLPAQSIWCCCVLDNGDIVVGASDGIIRVFTESEDRTASAEEIKAFERELSQATIDSKTGDLGDINAEQLPGREHLNEPGTREGQTRLIRDGEKVEAYQWSVNERRWIKIGDVVGSSGASQQTSGKVLYEGKEFDYVFSIDVNEGGPSYKLPYNITDDPWLAAYNFLQKNDLNPMFLDQVAKFIIDNTKGQMLGLGNTSFSDPFTGGGRYVPGSSSGSSNTLPAADPFTGGGRYVPGSASMGTTMAGVDPFTGNSAYQSAASKTVNIYFPKKEAVTFDQANPTQILGKLKELNGTASEEKKLTEDDLVLLEKILSLICNNSSEKPTAQQLQILWKAVNWPEDIVFPALDILRLSIKHPSVNENFCNEKEGARFSSHLVSLLNPRGKPANQLLALRTFCNCFVGQAGQKLMMSQRESLLSHAIELKSGSNKNIHIALATLTLNYSVCFHKDHNIEGKAQCLSVISTVLEVVQDLEATFRLLVALGTLISDDSNAVQLAKSLGVDSQIKKYASVSEPAKVSECCRLILNLL
- the PLAA gene encoding phospholipase A-2-activating protein isoform X3, which gives rise to MMTLQGHTAAVWAVKILPEQGLMLTGSADKTIKLWKAGRCERTFSGHEDCVRGLAILSETEFLSCANDASIRRWQITGECLEVFYGHTNYIYSISVFPNCKDFVTTAEDRSLRIWKHGECAQTIRLPAQSIWCCCVLDNGDIVVGASDGIIRVFTESEDRTASAEEIKAFERELSQATIDSKTGDLGDINAEQLPGREHLNEPGTREGQTRLIRDGEKVEAYQWSVNERRWIKIGDVVGSSGASQQTSGKVLYEGKEFDYVFSIDVNEGGPSYKLPYNITDDPWLAAYNFLQKNDLNPMFLDQVAKFIIDNTKGQMLGLGNTSFSDPFTGGGRYVPGSSSGSSNTLPAADPFTGGGRYVPGSASMGTTMAGVDPFTAGNSAYQSAASKTVNIYFPKKEAVTFDQANPTQILGKLKELNGTASEEKKLTEDDLVLLEKILSLICNNSSEKPTAQQLQILWKAVNWPEDIVFPALDILRLSIKHPSVNENFCNEKEGARFSSHLVSLLNPRGKPANQLLALRTFCNCFVGQAGQKLMMSQRESLLSHAIELKSGSNKNIHIALATLTLNYSVCFHKDHNIEGKAQCLSVISTVLEVVQDLEATFRLLVALGTLISDDSNAVQLAKSLGVDSQIKKYASVSEPAKVSECCRLILNLL